CGAATACTGTGGTGCCGGGCGGGACGGCGCCGTCGGCCTCGCTGAGTGCGCCACGACGGCGAAGCACCTGGCGGACGGTTCGCCGGAAAACGGCGAGAGCCGGACGTCGTGCGGATTCGCTGCGGGTCATGGCGTCCAGCCAAGGCGAAACGGTGTTGCCGGCGCGTACGCGGTTTCGGATATGCCAGCGATACGCGTCTGCTCGTAGCATCGAGGGCATGCGTGTGCTGATCGTCGAGGACGAGCCTTACCTGGCCGAGGCCATCCGGGACGGTTTGCGCCTGGAAGCGATCGCGGCCGATCTCGCCGGGGACGGGGACACCGCGCTGGAAATGCTGAGCGTCAACGCGTACGACATGGCGGTGCTCGACCGGGACATTCCCGGACCGTCGGGCGACGAGATCGCGAAACGCGTCGTCGCGTCCGGCAGCGGCATGCCGATCCTGATGCTCACCGCCGCCGACCGGCTCGACGACAAGGTCTCCGGTTTCGAACTCGGCGCCGACGACTACCTGACCAAACCGTTCGCGATGCGGGAACTCGTGCTCCGGCTGCGCGCGCTCGACCGCAGGCGCGCGCACAACCGGCCGCCGGTGCGGGAAATCGCCGGACTGAAGCTGGACCCGTTCCGCCGCGAGGTCTACCGGAACGGCCGATACGTCGCGCTGACCCGGAAGCAGTTCGCCGTCCTGGAGGTGCTCGTCGCGGCCGAGGGCGGGGTGGTCAGCGCCGAGGAACTTCTCGAGCGGGCCTGGGACGAGAACGCGGACCCGTTCACCAACGCCGTCCGCATCACGGTTTCGGCGCTGCGCAAACGGCTCGGCGAACCGTGGCTGGTCGCGACCGTCCCCGGGGTCGGCTACCGGATCGACGACGGGTCGGCACGCGGATGATCCGCGAGCCCGGGATGAGCGTCCGGCTCAAACTGACCCTCAGCTACGCCGGATTCCTCATGCTGGCCGGGACGCTGCTGCTCGGCGCGGTGGGCCTGTTCCTGCTGAACTACCAGGACCGGGCGCTGGAAGTGATGCCGGTGGTGATGGCTCCGTCCGGCCGCGAACTGATCAAGGACTTCGCGCCGGACGCGGCGATCGTGATGCTGCTCCTGCTGATGTTCGGCCTGCTGGGCGGCTGGATTCTGGCCGGGCGCATGCTCGCCCCGCTGAACCGGATCACCGCGGCGACCCGGCAGGCCTCGACCGGTTCGCTCGCGCATCGGATCGAACTGGAAGGCCGCGACGACGAGTTCCGCGAACTCGCCGACAGCTTCGACGCCATGCTCGCCCGCCTCGACGCGCACGTCGCCGAACAGCGGAGGTTCGCCGCCAACGCGTCCCACGAACTGCGTACTCCGTTGGCGATCACGCAGAGCCTCCTCGAAGTCGCGCGAGACGATCCGGACCGCGATCTCGGCGAGCTTCACGAACGTCTTCGGGTCGTGAACGCGCGGGCGATCGAACTCACCGAAGCCTTGCTGCTGCTCAGCCGGGTGGACCAGCGGTCGTTCACCCGGGAATCCGTCGACTTGTCGCTGGTGGCGGAAGAGGCCGCCGAGACGCTCTTGCCGCTGGCCGAGAAACACGGCGTGACCATCGAGACTTCGGGCGAGTTCACTGCCGTGAACGGGTCTCGGGCGCTTCTGCTGCAGCTGACGACTAATTTGCTGCACAACGCCATCGTGCACAACCTGCCGGAGGGCGGGACTGTGCAGCTGCGCACCACTGCCTCCGCGACGTCGAGCACGCTCACGGTGGAGAACACCGGGGAAGCGGTCAGCCCGGAGCGGATTTGGACGTTCACTGAGCCGTTCCAGCGGGGTACTGAGCGGGTCCGGGGGGATCACGCCGGGGTGGGGTTGGGGCTGGCGATTGTGAAGAGCATTGCCCGGGCGCACGACGGGTCGCTTTCGCTCGCGCCGGGTGCTGCGGGTGGGCTTCGGGTGGTGGTGCGGTTACCTGGGGAGGCGATGTTGTTCGGCGATCGTCAGCACCTGTCGGGCTAGGGCGGTGTCGGCATTGGGTGCTCCGGTCGTGGCGGCGCGGGCGGACATCGCGGCGAGGTGGGCTGGGTCGGTGAGGACTGGGAGGAGGGCGGCTTCGATCCAGGCCGGGGTGAGGTCCGCGTCGTTGACGAGCAGCGCGCCGCCGGCGGTGACGATCGGCTCGGCGTTCAGGCGTTGCTCGCCGCCGCGGTCGGGCAGGGGGACGAACGCCGCGGGGAGGCCGACCGCGGCCAGTTCGGCGCAGGTCAGCGCGCCGGAGCGGCAGATCGCGAAGTCGGCGGCGGCGTAGGCATACTGCATTTCGTCGACAAACGGCAGGACTATGTGCGACGGGTCGGCCGCGTCGACGGTGTGCTGCGGGCCGGTGATGTGCAGGATCCGCACCCCGGCCGCGCACAGTGCGGCAGCTGCGCCGGAGGTGGCGGCGTTGATGGTCTTGGCGCCTTGCGAGCCGCCGGTGACCAGCAGGACTGGGCCGTCTTGGGGCAGGCCGAACCGGCGTCGGGCTGCGTCGCGGGTTGCGGCGCGGTCGAGTTCGGTGATGGCTGGACGCAGCGGGATTCCGATTGCGGTGCCGTGTTTCAGCCGGACGGCCGGGGAGGCGGTGTACACGTGCGGCGTCATCCGGGCGGCTAGCCGGTTGGCTGCTCCCGGCCGGACGTTCGCCTCGTGGACGACGATCGGCAAGCCTCGCTGGCGGGCGGCGAGGTAGGCCGGGGCGGCGACGTAACCGCCGAAGCCCACTACGACGTCTGCGCCGACCTGGTCGAGGATTGTCCCAGCGGCCCGGATCGAAGCACGCAAGCGGGACGGGGTGTGCAGGAGCGCCCAGGTTGCCTTGCGCGGCAACGGAACCGGCGGGATGAGTTCCAGCGGGTAGCCGCGAGCGGGGATCAGCGTCGTGTCCAGGCCGCGGACGGTGCCGAGTGCGGTGATCTCCGCCTCGGGGGACAGCCGTCGCAACGCGTCGGCGAAATTCATCGCGGGTTCGATGTGTCCGGCGGAGTGGCCTCCGGCGACGACCACGCGGGGTGGCTTGGGGTCCATTTAGGCGATGAGGAAATCGAAGTACGTGTCTGGGTAAGGCTCGTCGTTCAGCGTGTAGTGCCACCATTCGGATTCGTACGCGGCGAAACCGCAATCCTCCATAATGGACCGAAGGTGTTGCCGGTTCGCCGTTTCGGCGGGGGTGATTCCCGGTGCGCCGTGGTGCGAGACGGCATCCATCAGGTCGAAGCCGCCGCCCATGGGGACGAGTTCACCGGTCTCCAGGCGGTACAGAGTCAAATCCACGGTGCTTCCTCGGGTGTGACCGGATTTGATCGCTACGTAACCGTTTTCGAACATCTCCGCGCGGTTGAGGTTCGGGTAGTGCTGACGTTTCTTGCGACCGTCTTCCGGCTGTTTCGCCCAGCGCAGGAAGCAGTCTACTGCGCGTTGCGGGCGGTAGGCGTCCCAGATCAGCAGGCCGAAGCCTCGGGTCGCGGCTTTGTCCTGCGCGTTTCGCAAGGCGGCGCACAGGGCATGGGTGCCGACGATCCGGTTCGCCAGGTAACCGTCGACCGGTTTGCCGGTGAAGTTGTCCCAGGTGGCGTACTTGGCGTCCCAGCGGATTCCGGGCGCGACCTCGTCCAGGAAGGCGAAACCGGGCCTCATCGGCGCGCCCCGGCCAGCGCGAGGGACACCATCCGGTCGAGCATTTCGGCGAACGACAGCCCGGCGGCCGCCATCATCCGCGGGTACCGGCTGTAGGAGGTCAGTCCGGGGAAGGTGTTGACCTCGTTGAGCATGACGGTGCCGTCTTCCAACAGGAACAGGTCGACGCGGGCGAGGCCGCGGCAGCCCAGCGCGCGGTAGATGGTGCGCGCGGTCGCCTGGACGCGGGCGCGCGCCTCCGCCGGGATGGCCGCGGGGACGAGGATGGTCGAATTCTCGGAGCCGCTTTCCGGGTTGTCCTCTTGGTGGATCTTGAAGAACCCGTGCGACAGCCGGATCTGGTCCGGTTCGCCGACGATCAGGTCCGCGCCGTTGCCCAGGACCGCGCAACCGACTTCGCTGCCTTCGACCGCTTCCTCGATCAGGACCTTGGAATCGAACTGCGCCGCGTCCGCGAGCGCGCTCGGCAAGTCCTCCTCGCGCGAGACCTTGGTGACGCCGAACGACGAACCGGACCGGGCCGGCTTCACGAAGACGGGGTAGGTGAATTTGCCCGCGTCGACGGTCTCGTTCGCCGAGCCCGCCCAGAAGTTCGGCGTGGCGATGCCCGCGCTGTCGGTGACGAGGTAGGCGAGGGATTTGTCCATGCACAGCGCCGAACTTCGCACATCGCAGCCCGCGTACGGGATTCCGGACAGCTCGAGGAGGCCCTGCATCGCGCCGTCCTCGCCGAGTTTGCCGTGCAGCACCGGCAGCACCACGTCCAGCCGGACCGGCTCGTACTTGCCCTGCTCCTCGACCAGCAGTCCGTGGACGCCGCGGTCCGGTGACAGCATCGCCGGGCGGCCGTGGTCCTCCCACCCTTCGCCGGGGCCGTCGCAGAGCTTCCACGAGCCGTCCTTGGTGATCCCGACCCAATACGGCTCGTAGGTTTCCGGTTCGAGGTTCTTCGCCACTTCTCGCGCGGATTTGACCGAGACGGGGTGTTCCTCGGAGATTCCGCCGAAGATGACGCCGATCTTGAGTTTAGCCATGGTTTGTCCAGCTTTCGAAATTCAGGCAGTTGAGGAGGCTGTTTTCCACCGCGTCGCGCAAGGCGTGCTCGGTGTGGTACGCGGTGTGCGGGCTGATCAGGACGTTCGGCAGTTTCTGCAGGCGCGCGAGATTGGTGTTTTCGATAGGTTTGCCGCGGCAGTCGGCGTAGAACATGCCTTCTTCGCCTTCGAGGACGTCCAATGCCGCGCCGCCCAGTCTGCCGTTTTCCAAGGCGGACACGAGGGC
The nucleotide sequence above comes from Amycolatopsis sp. AA4. Encoded proteins:
- a CDS encoding response regulator transcription factor, which encodes MRVLIVEDEPYLAEAIRDGLRLEAIAADLAGDGDTALEMLSVNAYDMAVLDRDIPGPSGDEIAKRVVASGSGMPILMLTAADRLDDKVSGFELGADDYLTKPFAMRELVLRLRALDRRRAHNRPPVREIAGLKLDPFRREVYRNGRYVALTRKQFAVLEVLVAAEGGVVSAEELLERAWDENADPFTNAVRITVSALRKRLGEPWLVATVPGVGYRIDDGSARG
- a CDS encoding HAMP domain-containing sensor histidine kinase, which gives rise to MIREPGMSVRLKLTLSYAGFLMLAGTLLLGAVGLFLLNYQDRALEVMPVVMAPSGRELIKDFAPDAAIVMLLLLMFGLLGGWILAGRMLAPLNRITAATRQASTGSLAHRIELEGRDDEFRELADSFDAMLARLDAHVAEQRRFAANASHELRTPLAITQSLLEVARDDPDRDLGELHERLRVVNARAIELTEALLLLSRVDQRSFTRESVDLSLVAEEAAETLLPLAEKHGVTIETSGEFTAVNGSRALLLQLTTNLLHNAIVHNLPEGGTVQLRTTASATSSTLTVENTGEAVSPERIWTFTEPFQRGTERVRGDHAGVGLGLAIVKSIARAHDGSLSLAPGAAGGLRVVVRLPGEAMLFGDRQHLSG
- a CDS encoding glycosyltransferase, with product MDPKPPRVVVAGGHSAGHIEPAMNFADALRRLSPEAEITALGTVRGLDTTLIPARGYPLELIPPVPLPRKATWALLHTPSRLRASIRAAGTILDQVGADVVVGFGGYVAAPAYLAARQRGLPIVVHEANVRPGAANRLAARMTPHVYTASPAVRLKHGTAIGIPLRPAITELDRAATRDAARRRFGLPQDGPVLLVTGGSQGAKTINAATSGAAAALCAAGVRILHITGPQHTVDAADPSHIVLPFVDEMQYAYAAADFAICRSGALTCAELAAVGLPAAFVPLPDRGGEQRLNAEPIVTAGGALLVNDADLTPAWIEAALLPVLTDPAHLAAMSARAATTGAPNADTALARQVLTIAEQHRLPR
- the vanX gene encoding D-Ala-D-Ala dipeptidase VanX, with translation MRPGFAFLDEVAPGIRWDAKYATWDNFTGKPVDGYLANRIVGTHALCAALRNAQDKAATRGFGLLIWDAYRPQRAVDCFLRWAKQPEDGRKKRQHYPNLNRAEMFENGYVAIKSGHTRGSTVDLTLYRLETGELVPMGGGFDLMDAVSHHGAPGITPAETANRQHLRSIMEDCGFAAYESEWWHYTLNDEPYPDTYFDFLIA
- the vanA gene encoding D-alanine--(R)-lactate ligase, with amino-acid sequence MAKLKIGVIFGGISEEHPVSVKSAREVAKNLEPETYEPYWVGITKDGSWKLCDGPGEGWEDHGRPAMLSPDRGVHGLLVEEQGKYEPVRLDVVLPVLHGKLGEDGAMQGLLELSGIPYAGCDVRSSALCMDKSLAYLVTDSAGIATPNFWAGSANETVDAGKFTYPVFVKPARSGSSFGVTKVSREEDLPSALADAAQFDSKVLIEEAVEGSEVGCAVLGNGADLIVGEPDQIRLSHGFFKIHQEDNPESGSENSTILVPAAIPAEARARVQATARTIYRALGCRGLARVDLFLLEDGTVMLNEVNTFPGLTSYSRYPRMMAAAGLSFAEMLDRMVSLALAGARR